The DNA sequence CGCAGTCCGGACTTTGCTATGTACCCCAGCTGCTCGTGGACTCTTTCACCGTGCAATCATCCAGAGTGCTGGATTTGAGGATTACGCTGCTacaccatcgccaaatgCAGAGCGTGTCAACGACACGAGCGAGAAATTCTTGAATCTCTTGGGAAGCCGAGATCTGGATATACTCCGTCGTATCCCCACAGAGCAGATTCGAGCCGCCTCATTAACGGTATGCGGGACTCGACCGCCTCCTGGGTACCTTCACTCTCCGGCGAATTTAGCATGGTACCCGGCACCCGATGACGAGGTTGTAACGAGAGAATTTTCTGGTTGGGATGAAAATGTTCCCGTTCTGTTTGGCTGCACGCAGCATGAAGCCCGAGCTTTTTGGCGTCCAACGGGTCTTCATACGAGTCCTGGTCAAGAGCCGTCGGAGATATATACTATTGACACTTTGGCCAATATGGCCAAGATCCTAGCATGCGGTGGCGACCACGAGATGATGAACTATCTTACCAATGCCAAGTTCAGTCCGTATCAATCGCTCACAGAATTATGCACTGCAGCTATTTGGATGGAGCCGGCAATGGCTACTTACCACAGGTTTTCTGCATTGAACCGGACGACTTACTGCTTCATATTTTCGCGTATTTCCCCTGCTACCCGTCGTTCCGGTATGCTTGCCTACCATGGTGCCGAACTACCGTATATTTTTGGTAAAGTGTCACAGAATGGAGTTTTGAAGCCATGGTTTGCAAACAAGGCATCCGCCGTCGATGTCGGGCTATCCGCTACGGACAGAGACTTTGATGCGATTGACGTACAAATTGCGGATGATGTCCAAAATGCCTGGGTGACTTTTGCTCAAACTGGAATACCTCGATTTTCAGATGGCTCTCCATGGCCTCAATGCAATACAAGGGACATGCAGCTGACAGTCATTGAGGATAAAATGGAAGCAAAACACTGGGATATGGACAGGGTGGTCAGCATTCTCAGCTCTTTGCGAGACCAAACACTGAATTGAAGGCGCATAGTGAAAGAGCCAGCGCGGTACATGGGTTCAAGATCCAGTCTTCAGAAAACATCCACCGCTACCGTAAACATCATCCCAAAAGCATTTACAACTTGCAAATTGTTTGACGTGGCGTGGCACTTCTAGTTCGCGGCCTACAACGCCTTAGGCAACGTCCCAAAAGTACCTTtcgtctccaagctcaaTGCCAAAAAAGTATGACATGAAAGGCTTTCCAAGCTCGGCTTCAGAAGTGAATGGTAGTGCAAACCACTCATCCCGGGAATAGCCACCCGCCTCTAGGAAGTGGCTAGGCATGGAGTTTTCGCTGAGCATTTCCTGTCCGGATTCTGGAGTAGAAATTAGAAAACTCGCCCCTGTATCTGTACCGGTTTCATGATCTAGTATTCCTGTTTGAACATTAGATTGTGCAATCTCGGTTTCATTTGGCGGCGCGGGGGTTGCAAGAaatgcatctgcatcgtcaAAGGTGAATGACGCCTCCGCAGGCGGGGGATCGACCCGGACGAAGCGTTCCCGGAGACCCCTCGTATTCTCTTTCAATAGTACAGCATATCGAAAGCCGAGATGCACGTCATCGACGGCGTTTAGGCATAGTACTTCAACTGTACGATCTAGCAAACCCAACAACCGGTCCAACTCGTTACCGCGTACACCCAGCGCTAGAGCCTATAAAATTGAAGAATCAGCTTGAGTGAACGGAATCTCAACGTGATTGGGGAGTGTAACAAACATTAATCAAATACATCGAGGCAGAAGCAACCCTAATGAATATGCGGACGGGCAGGTATTTTAAGTTGCCATCTCGAGACAGTTCGATCACAATCTCCAGGACTCTACTGCTTGCATCGATGACTTCACGAACAAAGTCGGAATCCTGGCGATCCTTGGCCTGTGAACTACTCATTCGCCCGTCATCTTTCCACATTCGTCCTGCAACGGCTTGCAATGCCAGAGAGTTGATGTAGACTCGCACAAAATGATAATCAACCAGTATGAGCTGCCAGCAAGTGGCCTTGTCTACGACAAATAAGCCACTAGGTTATAACATAAAGGGTAGTCTGGGAAAGAGGGTTTTCTTACTTGCATGCTTCTTGAACCTATCCCACCACTGGGAAAGTAGTGGGCGAAAATGCCCCAGAAAGGCTGCATACCGGCCGCTCCGTAAGAGCTCCTGCGTCACTTTCTTCGAGGGAAAGAGGAAGTCGGATGATGTCCTTATCAGCCGGCTGAGTTCTATCCATGAAGTCATGCATTCGTGCCACTCATGGTCCAACTTGGATTCGGGGTTTTGGAATGAGCGCAACACACTATCGTGAAACGGCGTTCTTGGTAAGGAACAACCAATTCGTGAAGCAAGCTGGCTTATATATACGAATAAAAGTTTACCCACTCGATGACGCCGGAGATGAAGGAAATTTGTAAATGACAGCTCAGACGCTGAATCAAGCACATCTGCTAGGGCATCATCTTGGTCAGAAAAGATGTCTAATTCGTGGCTTAGAGATAAAGCATTTCCAAGGAGCATCCTAGATAGTGAGTGAGCCCTTGCGTCGCACACCGTCCGAAGAATACGGGATTTTTATCATTTTAGAATCGCAAAGTGAGATGCGAGAGAGGGGATTTTGCTAACCAAGACATGCGATCTGATCTATGAGCGGCTTCCTCCACATCCTGTAGCCATTTGTTTGGCACTTGATGCCGTCAGTTGAAGCGACAAGATACAAGCGGGACATTTCGCACCTTTGCTGCGGCATGTCGTCTGCTCATCATCAGAAAGAGCCATCTCAGGCTGCCAGTATTCAGTCTCGATAGGAAGATGGACACAGCGTGGGTGCCATTCCGCAGCCAACAAAAGGCTCTCAATTGTACCAAGGTGAGCCATCTGGTCCTTGATTGTTCGCCGTTGATTCCAAACCAAGCGTTGAAACAATGTTTGGCAGTGTTCCCACAAGCGGTCGTGAATATAAAAGCCCCGTGTAATGGCGCCGTGTACATCCAACACATGATATCGTGCCGAAAGCGCAATTATGGCGCAGCAAAGGACAGGTTCTCGGGAGATGAGATCACCGTGCTTCATATGATTGCTATAGAAACAGTGAAGGATTGGGGACAGGCTATTCATGTTTTGGAAAAACAAATCAATGTACGTGACTGCTTCTTGTGCAGTGATTAGACCAGTTCTCACAAAATGCCATGAGCTCCAAAACCGTAACGTATCcggggatgaggatgagagtGGGTGGCGAAAAGAAAGCCAGGGCTCCGATATGGCGACATGGGCCGTGGAACTGGACTCTTGGTTTGCAAATTGTAGATTAATGCCCGCTCTTTCTGTCAGATCCGgcgctcttgagctgctgttATTCGAACGGATATGTGTTTCGGGCCTCGAATTGTGTTCATCCGCAGTACCAATGGGCAGGAAGCCGCTTTGCTGAGGAGAGCAGCCTGTTGCGGGTTGCTGGTATTCTCTCTCCTGCCCCGGCAACTGGATGTCCGCCGCGTTGAATACTGCTCTGCTCGTGATTCTTCTTGGACTTTGACGCCGGCGTTTGCGCGATCCATCCGACACTTCTATTTCGTTAACATGACAATGGCATGATAGaattgcaaaaaaagaatcgcAAAATAGTCTGTACCAGTAGTTTCTTCATGAGCTCGTGCATGAATGAGAGTTTCAGCTGACGTATGCCTGGGTGGATGCCTTGGTCTTTGCCCTGTAACCTCAACCGAAGGGGCGGGCATAGCTATTGCAAGTCAGTGCCAAAACATACACGAAAACCTCATTCCCCCGGATGGGTAACTAGGTTGCAATACTTTCAACGACATTTACAGTCCTTTGCATATCTCCGGCCTCTTGAGGGTTGGTCTGCGAATTTCTCTCCGCACTAAACGTGCAATGGCGTAGTTCTCTCCTACACCTTGTGCAGGATGCTTGTAAAAGGCCCTGACCATTGCACTCCATGATGCATTTTACCTTTCGACGGCGGCAGTTGATGCACGCTTGATAAGCTCTCTTGAAGTAATAATTGGCAACGTTGGAGGCGGGCATGCCTCCTGTAGGGCCTGGATCCGACATTGTAAAATCACTTCTAGGTTCGTTTTTTGAACCCAGTTCAATGTCTTGGAGAAGTCATGGACGGTCTGGAGGATATAGAGTACGATTCGTTTGTCGATGGATCACGTGCACATTCAATGAATTTCAACAAGATGTCGGGGTAGAACTGCCTGTTGGTTCCACTCCGAGTTACTATTTTTCAGGGCGGCATTAAGTGGTGATGTTGTTCGAAGCACTGCGAGTAAAATCTCCTAATTTGAGATAATAAAAGCGTCAGCAAGCCCACCTTTATCCCTGCTAACAAGAGTGGTTGGATTTATTTGGAATTAACCCAGCTATATTCTCAAACTAGGCCTGCCTTTTGCCTTTCCTAGACCCACTTGCCGCTTCCAACCGTGTCCTCCCTGTGTATCCCTTCTTACCCGTTACTTGGCGCTCTTGACGTTCATGTCCCCGCTACCTTGGAACTGAGGCATGCTACCTGCCTTCGACTTCAAGTTTCTAGGTATGACAGCATCCCTGACTTATACGGCCAGCCTTGACTTATCATATTTTGTAACATTGGCGTTATTTCGCGACTGCAAAGCCTGCCCAAGGCGCCACCTCATGGGAAGATTGTAATGCGCGATGGCAGGGTGGTCGATGCAGTTCAGAGTGAGTCCGAAATCGTCCGCTTCGACCCGTTCATATTAACCAACTAGGTCGTgaattttccatcttctctctgttCTTCAGTAGTtatgtaggtaggtaatgATAGGTACATAGTGATTCGCCAATTCAACGTAACTCCGGACTTCCGCTCTTGTTTAATTGTGGACCTATTGGAAAGCTGTTGCATACACGCAAGACCGCATTCGAACGATATGTCGCCTGCTGATATCTAGTTTGTATATCGTTCAACAATTACTCTGTAATGCCACTTCAAAGTTCACTCTATACATGCATGGCAATAAGCCACCATTATGACCCGAGCCACTGAATGAGCCCAAGTCCACATTTAAAAGACGACTATTTTCTTCAGGATTTCTCCAAAAAGTCACTTACTACATAACTACAACTTCATTTATATTCTAGCTCAATATCTTCCACAGCTATCAACATGAGTGAAAGTAAGATTGTGCCGGATCCTCATGACCGAAGGCACGATGCCAGACACTAATAATCCCCGAACCATCGAGTCGAAGCAGCGAGAGGAAGATTCCCTGCGTCAAACCCCCATATGGTTAATCGGCGCGCTTTGTAGAGACGACCGCTGTCGAGTTAACAGGAGCCCCTTCTTCACCAGCGGCAGTGCAAATAGCGAGGCATGCAGCATACGCCGGGAGAGCTTCAGCCAAAGGTGCGCATTCAACTAGGCACGCAAGCTATTGAACCAATTCGTTAGGTTTGTACAACATGATACTTCATTTTGCGAAAAAGACTCATACCGCGGCTCCCTGTTACTCGAAAAGTCAGTCTAGGCTATTAGCTCTATGGTGTGATGCAATAGGAATTACCGGAATACCAGCGGCGCGTTGGTCAAGCTTTGAAGGAATagaggcagcagaagcaCTGCCTGCAGCCAAAATGATGGAACAGTGGAGGAACTTCATATTGAACAACAAATGGTCTGACAAAGGCGAAAAGAGTAGAATTGAATGTAATCGAGTATGCTTTCGCCTGGAAATTTATTGAACTCTACgataaagaagagcaaatgtgaatatatatatatatatatttcttgtATATACCCCTTCAGCAAGCCATCGCCTTCTACTTCGCCATTGTTCAAATACTGTGCCAAAAGATGCAAATGGATGCATAGTAAAACTACGGATGTAATCCGTGAGACTTGTGTAATCCTACGGGAGCCCAAGCCGTTTGAAATATACTATAGAGGTAGATTTATTATGATTTTACATAATATTTACATGATTTGTGTAGCCATATTCTCGTATAGAACAAAGTAAACCAATATTGTAAATCCTGATGGAATGCTTCGAATCCTTATCCAATAGCTGAAATCCTCATCAAATACCTCGAATCCTAAAGGAATAGAACAAAGCGTATATTTATAGCTATCTAATAACTCAACAAAAGTTCAAATCAACAAACTATTATGCTACTATTgataagattataataattatgCCTCGGATTTATGATCGGCAAGAGCTAGTTCCTTCAAAAAGTCGACTAAAATTTTGAGGCTTAGTGCATacgccgaggctgaggattTGTGATCTGCAAGAGCTTGTTCCTGTGGACAGTCGGGGCTCAGCACACGGTATAAGGATTTATGATCTGCAAAAGCTAGTTCCTCCAATAAGTCAGCTCAAAGTTTGGGGGCTTAGAGTACGTAATTTATCCGTTTATTTCTCGAGTATATATCTCAAAGAGGGAGACCGATTCCTTCTACATATTCCCGAAGCTATATCCCGAAATTTTCGTCAAGACTAAGCTGTCATCAAATTAATATCTAAAGTGGTACCCGATTACATACAATTAGGCATTGCTTATGTTAGGAGAAAGCGCATATAGTATTGGTATTATAATATGATGTGCATTCCTTATTTCCAGATAAGGCATACATGAGTTAGGCAGCTGAAAGAATCCTTATTGTAACCACATGTTAATATGCATTGTCATCATATGGATCAAAAGTACCATTGAATACTTTGTGAATTAAAAATAGATAACTAAATTTTTAGTACAAGAATAAAAACTACTACATGCAGAATAATAGACTATGTTCTATATCTAGTGCTAGCTTGAAAAGGTCTTATACTATATTGCAATTGCCTGGTCTTATATGAACAATACATACACAAGTACGGGAAAATTATCAACACAGGTTTTACATTGTGATATCTTCCTGTTTGCAGCTGGAAAGAATAGCTCTCAAAATGGTTTCCCATTTTCAGACTCTCCTATTTTTCTTGGTCTATATCCTGGTGTTTTGTATTGCAGATACGTCGCTTCCTAGGAATGGTTTCTCGGCAGGTAGAAGCCTGAACAAATTATTGGGGCCAGGATCTCCAGTTCAGATTCAGATTGCCGTGTCGCAAGATAATGCGGATCTAGCTATAAATTCTCTGTTGAAGATTTCAGATCCAACATCGCGAGAATATGGACAGCACTGGTCTGCACAACAAGTTGCTGAAGCTTTTGCTCCTTCAAAGCAGAGCCTGAAAACCGTCACAGACTGGCTGAGCAATGAGGGTATTCTGCCTGCTCGGCTGTCACCATCACACGCCAGAGGACATTTCTTGATCCGGTCAACTTTGGGAGAAGCCGAACGGATCTTCAATGTTACTTGCTCCTACAAGAGCGGCCAGACAAATAGGTTGAAATGCACGGACTACACCATTCCAAAACCTGTGTCTCATCTAGTCGACTACATCACAATAGACACTCTCACCACGTCTCGGCCAGTTCAAAAAGCCAGCAAAGCAAAACGAACAGCGGCGCTTGGGACCCATTCAAGCAACCGGATGCAAGACAAGATTGAGTTGTCCGATAATGCATCAGTAAATTGCAGCTTATATACAATCCCTTCGTGTTTAAGAGAATTCTACAATATTCCCCCAAGCACAAATATTACTGTCAACACGTCTAATACTTTCGGAATCTACGAGATCGCTTGGATGACCTGGCTCCCTGAAGATCTAGATCAATTCTTCGGCCTATTTGAGCAGGATTTAGTCGGCCAGCGCCCTGTCGTTGATCCTATTGACGGCGGATATCTGCAGACAAATTACAATTCCACCCCCTTCAACCTAGAAGCCGATTTGGACTTTCAATATGCGCTGGCTTTAACGAGTCCCATCCCAGTGTTGGATGTTCAAGTTGGCGATGAGTTTGTCTTGGGAGACGTCAATAACATGTTGGCAGCTTTCGATAAGTAAGTGTGTTCCTATTCAATATTGCAGGCCAGTGGCCATCAAGGAACAAGAGAAGTCCACTGACACATTTTCAGATACTATTGCGGATCGCTGGACTCCTCCCTGGATCCCCAGTACCCCGATCCGAAGCCAGGAGGCTACAACCACACTGATTGCGGTAATGTAACACCACCAAAAGTGTTGTCAATCTCATATACGGATCCTGAGGACAACTTCCCCACAGCCTATTTGGAACGGCAGTGCATCGAATTTCTCAAACTAGGGCTGATGGGCGTCACCGTTATCGTGAGCAGTGGTGACTACGGAACAGCAAGTGGCTATTCACCTGGAACCTGTATTGACAGAAAGACCGGCGTCTCTAACGCCACGACTGGTGAATTTAGCCCCCAGTGGCCTGCAAGCTGCCCCTGGATCACTTCAGTAGGAGGGACTCAGCGACTCACTCAATCTGCAAGCGCAAATAATTCCATCTCTGGAAATACAGACATAAAAAGAAACTCACGAATGGCGACAGAAGAGACTGCTTTCAGTGTCGTTCTACCAGGAGTGCATTCCACATCGGGTGGAGGTTTCAGTAACGTATTTCCAGCACCATCTTATCAACGAAAGGCAATTTCCACGTACTTTGATCAGCGCCACGAGGGTGCACACCTAGCTAGCCTCCAAAAGAATGGATTCTTCAATACCACGCGAGTTGGTCGGGGATTCCCAGACGTCTCTACCCTCGCGTCCACATATCTAGCCTATATCGAAGGCGTGCTCGAGACAGTTTACGGAACCTCAGCTTCGGCTCCCGTTTTTGCCTCTATTATAgccctcatcaacaacgagAGACTCAACGCTGGTAAGCCTACAGTGGGTTTTGTGAATCCAGTTTTGTATGCTCACCCTGAGGCGCTGAACGATATAACGACGGGCGCAAATTTGGGGTGTGGCGCCGATCCTGCTTTTAGGGCTGCTGAAGGTTGGGACGCTGTGACAGGTCTTGGCAGTCCGGACTTTGCAAGATTACGGGACGTTTTCAtgaatatttaaaaagtttgAGGTTCAAAGTTTGATGCAAAAGCTGTAATCAATGTTGTTCTCCATGACAGACTACTACCAGGGCGCCTCGGCATTATACCcaatggcggtggtgagTCTATAGGGCTGGATACTTCCTTCAGAAGATATCTAAATATGTACTTTCATAGATTGCTTTACCGATTTCCAGAGTCGATTGGCTTTCACCAATCTCATGTGAGCCAATAGATAAGACTGTAGTAGGAGTCTTGATATGAATTCATTAACACCTTTTTACAAAAGTAGTAATAAAAGTCATTGTCTAGCATTTCGCCTTCAGACAGCGCATATTGAACTCGTGACGTGCTTTAATCTTTTGCCAACAGTTTCCTTAAATCAATCCTCTACAAAACAGTATCAATCTCACTATTCTCGCTcagctcatctcatcataaTACGATATGACCAACAATCATCTCatcatgtactccgtaccaTTGCTACATAATAATAACAAGCTAACTTTGGCGTATAATAGTATCGCAAACTTTAGGTGCCGCACTCTGCAAACTGGCTACAATTTAGGGgctagctacatgtacctgtagTGATTACATCCCCTATATAACTCGGTTTAGACTAACCATCAAAACGACATGAAAATATTGATTTTCTGGCAACAACAGGGCTAGAGAAAGAATGCTTCTAGCTTTCAAATTTTTGTATATTTATTGCCTGGAGTTTCCGTGAGCTTTTGCATTTGCTCAAGTCAATTATCGATGCTATCTATGCCCAGCGCACTTTCTCTCCAAACAATCCACCTCGTCTGTTGGTTTATCTacccatcaccaacaccacTAAGGACATGGAATGGAAATCGAGCCAGGGGGGGCTGCAGCCAGTGGAAGGACTGTCGAAATAGCATTTTCCTAAAGGCAGGAGTTAGCCGATTTAATAATTCCACAGTGAGACATAATTCTACCATCTCCATTGCAATAGCAGTAGTTTCCAATGCCACTGTCTGGATCGGCTCTGTTTTTTTATATGTTGATTAGATGATAAGCGAAATAGAGCAAAAGTAGCAGCCACGAACTGATTTTCACAAAATCCCTGATTGGCCGTGACTACGGTCAAGAGAAAAGCCAAGGACGCGAGGGCGAAAGTTCTCATTTTCTCCAGAAATGAACAAATTTTTTTGTAGATTGAAGAGTATAATTATTTCGAAAGAGCAAATACAAAAGGTGTTTGGGGTATGGTATAAATGCTGAAAGATTGGGGATGCGGCGTGTAAAAAGTCTTCTTTAAATAAATGcaataataaatagttttGTCAACAATTATCTTTCAAGGCCTAGTAGAATCGAAACCAAAAATAAGCATTATTATTGTTATTCTAATATAtgcattttattttttaatattttctaataCTTTTTTGTAATACATTTGCACATAAAATACAGGGTGTCGTACTCCAGTAGCATGAAAGTGCTAAAGTGGGCTGCACACCAACTTAACACTTGCGCGCTCTGTAAATAAACTAAGTAGCGAGCATGCATagcgagaaaaaaacaaccaaAACCAAAAAGTAACGTAATTAAATCCTACACATCTGCAGATCGAAATCCTCTTCCTTCAAAATTGAATCGCCTTCCATCATACTTGAATCCTCTTCCTTCaaacttcttccttcttccttcggGTTTGAATCGTCTTCCTTCATGTCGCTATGAAAGAAATAGTATGATCCTATATTGGGATATCCAGCGAACTATCGTATTGATCAGCGTCTTGTGTAAGAAAAACATATGGCTGACAGTAAATCTCTTAGTCGTAGCTGACAGAAGAAAATGACAAAATTTTATGCCAAAAAGGGTAACTGCATGTATCTAAGTACTCAATATCTCTGTCCAATGTGCGTTATAAGTAATTGCCTAGACTAGCTGGGCCAGTCTTCATGTAATTGCCTATATTTATTTGGTGCTTGTATGTAGTATGCCTATAgacaaatatatatatatatatctcttACAGTCCATCGTAAATTCTATAAACTAAGTGCCAAACCCTTCGATAACCTACCCATTGGGCCCTTTCTTCAACTGTTCGAGAAATTGTTTTGCCATCCAAAATGCTCTTTGCAAAACCATTTTCGCTTTTCATGCTGGCAGTTGCTCCAAGTAATGGAGCACCCTCCAGTAAACACGCCAACGATTTAGTCAAACGACAGACATCCTCAGGAGTGAGTGGAAGCTTTATCTGTTATTATGTCTTCGTATCAATAGTTTAGACTCGACGTCGTCGATATGCTAATCACTTTTTATTCTTCGTTTCATTTCAGTTTTGTGACCCTAGTTCAAATACTTGCAGATTGTCGAATGGACAGGTCTATGGCTGCAATAATGGATACAACGTAAGTTCAATTCTGAGAATATCACCCGTATTGTCCCAATTTATGTTGAATGAATTGTCCAGTGCAAAATCAATGATGGTGTTTGTTATTACCTTGATGGTGTTGTCCTTTGCGGCCAATAAAGAGATTGATATACGGTATGTAGATATATGACAATGTCAAAGGTTTGGTGAGAGTATTAGCTGCAAATTAATAAGAGAATCAAATAGAAGAATTATTCGCCATAACTCTCGTCTTCTGTGATCGTAAATGCCAACGAGGGAAGAGTGCTACTAATCAGCTGCTGGTGGCTCACTGGGACGTTAGTAGTGTAATAGGGGTATGTAGATTACCTGTTAATATCTGTAACTACGTGTACGCTCTTAGAATAAGACTACGTACCCACAATCGCACCGCGCGTCTTCAACATACTAAGTAACATGACGACATCTTTTTCGAAATATTTATATCTAATGATATTTTAATAGCTGAGAGATTAAAATAATTAGGCAGCAGCTGCGGGGTAGACAATCTTTGACCAACAAAGCGCATAAAACACCGCCCAACCAAGAACGGAAAACGCCGCATGCCTCTATATCTTAGAACGGGTATAAGAACCCGTGGAACCAACACACAATACCGGAAGGCCATCACAATTTCTTAAGCTACTACTTTGCtacaaaacaaacaagggttgttcttttttattcCTCTGACATCATGGCGGAAGGATCTACAAACCACCAAGAATCTCTGGCCGCTTGGAATGCCCATAAGTCCGTGGGTCGTATCGATACTGAATCTACCACTCACGAGTTTCTTCGTCGAGCATATCCAGAATACCACATTACACGCACCGTTCCATCTAAATGCGACTTATTGGGATACGCCCGAGCTGGGCATGCCACGTCCACCCGCCAGTTTGAAGATGACCTTGACGCGACTCGTGTCTATCGTTTGCCGTCCTCGAGGATGGATGAGGAATCCGGAAAACTCGAAGACGTTGTGAATTTTGCCCGTTGGAAATACGAGTGGCAAGGCAAAGATTTCATCGTATATCAGTTGACCTACGTTAACGAGTTTCATCAAAATATCCACT is a window from the Trichoderma atroviride chromosome 5, complete sequence genome containing:
- a CDS encoding uncharacterized protein (EggNog:ENOG41), producing MSDPGPTGGMPASNVANYYFKRAYQACINCRRRKVKCIMECNGQGLLQASCTRCRRELRHCTFSAERNSQTNPQEAGDMQRTVNVVETMPAPSVEVTGQRPRHPPRHTSAETLIHARAHEETTVSDGSRKRRRQSPRRITSRAVFNAADIQLPGQEREYQQPATGCSPQQSGFLPIGTADEHNSRPETHIRSNNSSSRAPDLTERAGINLQFANQESSSTAHVAISEPWLSFRHPLSSSSPDTLRFWSSWHFVRTGLITAQEAVTYIDLFFQNMNSLSPILHCFYSNHMKHGDLISREPVLCCAIIALSARYHVLDVHGAITRGFYIHDRLWEHCQTLFQRLVWNQRRTIKDQMAHLGTIESLLLAAEWHPRCVHLPIETEYWQPEMALSDDEQTTCRSKVPNKWLQDVEEAAHRSDRMSWMLLGNALSLSHELDIFSDQDDALADVLDSASELSFTNFLHLRRHRVGKLLFVYISQLASRIGCSLPRTPFHDSVLRSFQNPESKLDHEWHECMTSWIELSRLIRTSSDFLFPSKKVTQELLRSGRYAAFLGHFRPLLSQWWDRFKKHANKATCWQLILVDYHFVRVYINSLALQAVAGRMWKDDGRMSSSQAKDRQDSDFVREVIDASSRVLEIVIELSRDGNLKYLPVRIFIRVASASMYLINALALGVRGNELDRLLGLLDRTVEVLCLNAVDDVHLGFRYAVLLKENTRGLRERFVRVDPPPAEASFTFDDADAFLATPAPPNETEIAQSNVQTGILDHETGTDTGASFLISTPESGQEMLSENSMPSHFLEAGGYSRDEWFALPFTSEAELGKPFMSYFFGIELGDERYFWDVA
- a CDS encoding uncharacterized protein (EggNog:ENOG41), translating into MNSLSPILHCFYSNHMKHGDLISREPVLCCAIIALSARYHVLDVHGAITRGFYIHDRLWEHCQTLFQRLVWNQRRTIKDQMAHLGTIESLLLAAEWHPRCVHLPIETEYWQPEMALSDDEQTTCRSKVPNKWLQDVEEAAHRSDRMSWMLLGNALSLSHELDIFSDQDDALADVLDSASELSFTNFLHLRRHRVGKLLFVYISQLASRIGCSLPRTPFHDSVLRSFQNPESKLDHEWHECMTSWIELSRLIRTSSDFLFPSKKVTQELLRSGRYAAFLGHFRPLLSQWWDRFKKHANKATCWQLILVDYHFVRVYINSLALQAVAGRMWKDDGRMSSSQAKDRQDSDFVREVIDASSRVLEIVIELSRDGNLKYLPVRIFIRVASASMYLINALALGVRGNELDRLLGLLDRTVEVLCLNAVDDVHLGFRYAVLLKENTRGLRERFVRVDPPPAEASFTFDDADAFLATPAPPNETEIAQSNVQTGILDHETGTDTGASFLISTPESGQEMLSENSMPSHFLEAGGYSRDEWFALPFTSEAELGKPFMSYFFGIELGDERYFWDVA
- a CDS encoding uncharacterized protein (MEROPS:MER0030934); the encoded protein is MAIVCIKQGVVEGSVLDGVYSFLGLPYSEPPIGDRRWRPTSSPPAWEGVWDATCFGKAAIQIVDTGVELGAESSEDCLYLNIWTATLDRSAQQPVMVWIHGGGFLNGSSSMDVYSGRNLARHGVVVVSINYRLGAFGFLRHPEVGGNFAVSDWVAALRWVSENIEMFGGHPQNVTIFGQSAGAVAVRTLLCTPAARGLFHRAIIQSAGFEDYAATPSPNAERVNDTSEKFLNLLGSRDLDILRRIPTEQIRAASLTVCGTRPPPGYLHSPANLAWYPAPDDEVVTREFSGWDENVPVLFGCTQHEARAFWRPTGLHTSPGQEPSEIYTIDTLANMAKILACGGDHEMMNYLTNAKFSPYQSLTELCTAAIWMEPAMATYHRFSALNRTTYCFIFSRISPATRRSGMLAYHGAELPYIFGKVSQNGVLKPWFANKASAVDVGLSATDRDFDAIDVQIADDVQNAWVTFAQTGIPRFSDGSPWPQCNTRDMQLTVIEDKMEAKHWDMDRVVSILSSLRDQTLN
- a CDS encoding uncharacterized protein (SECRETED:SignalP(1-21)~antiSMASH:Cluster_5.1~MEROPS:MER0005329), with the translated sequence MVSHFQTLLFFLVYILVFCIADTSLPRNGFSAGRSLNKLLGPGSPVQIQIAVSQDNADLAINSLLKISDPTSREYGQHWSAQQVAEAFAPSKQSLKTVTDWLSNEGILPARLSPSHARGHFLIRSTLGEAERIFNVTCSYKSGQTNRLKCTDYTIPKPVSHLVDYITIDTLTTSRPVQKASKAKRTAALGTHSSNRMQDKIELSDNASVNCSLYTIPSCLREFYNIPPSTNITVNTSNTFGIYEIAWMTWLPEDLDQFFGLFEQDLVGQRPVVDPIDGGYLQTNYNSTPFNLEADLDFQYALALTSPIPVLDVQVGDEFVLGDVNNMLAAFDKYYCGSLDSSLDPQYPDPKPGGYNHTDCGNVTPPKVLSISYTDPEDNFPTAYLERQCIEFLKLGLMGVTVIVSSGDYGTASGYSPGTCIDRKTGVSNATTGEFSPQWPASCPWITSVGGTQRLTQSASANNSISGNTDIKRNSRMATEETAFSVVLPGVHSTSGGGFSNVFPAPSYQRKAISTYFDQRHEGAHLASLQKNGFFNTTRVGRGFPDVSTLASTYLAYIEGVLETVYGTSASAPVFASIIALINNERLNAGKPTVGFVNPVLYAHPEALNDITTGANLGCGADPAFRAAEGWDAVTGLGSPDFARLRDVFMNI